GCTTCAGTCAACCCTTCAACACAAAGCTAAATTGCTCTGAAAAACAGTATTACTTTGAAACCCTTTGAcacatttgtaaaaagaaaaacaaaaagcttttgcaaattaaaaaaaaaatccttaaaaactgCTGTGTCAATAGCTTTCTTATTAACAAATACAAAACAGTTTAAGACACTTTGTGACTTCTGTAGGCCATGGTTCAGGGGTACTGATCCCCACTGAAATCTTACTACTAAAATGACCTATTTGGTAAAACTTCAGCAAGGGTTCCACTGACAAAATAACTGTTTCGGAAAGAAGAGTTACAACTTGCTCCAAAatgtcaaaaagaataaagatgtaaACACCACATACTTAACATGTTTTTACaataatattaattctgtcaaataaatacaaggaaGTGGCACCAACATGATGGCAATTTTGACACAAAAATGTAGCTCCCGgatagtttaaaataaataattgctcCCAACAGAAATGAGCGTTCTGAGCACAAGCCAAGAGCGTCTGACATTAAAGTGCTGTGAGACCAAGTGGCTTCAGGTTCCAACCTGATCACCTGTGCGCAGAAATGCCACCTAGGTCTCTGGGTCCCAGCTGTCCGCCACGGGTGAAGTGACACTAAATGCCAGACTGAAGTCCGTCTTttgtcattttcctgtttttttccagcgtgtgtttaaaaattttcttcaggGTGTCGTAAACCACTGGTCCATTTTCAGAGTCAAAATCAACCTGCTGACAGAGAACACATAGACTCAGGACACCAACCGTAACAGAATTGTAATTAGCTGATTTTGGGTGAAAAGAAAGGGGGAATGGAGAAAAACCTGACTTACAACACAATTCTATACAATAAAACAGCACCCACACATGGTGCACACATTAATTTTAATTGAGAGACCACAATAGAAATGTCAATCCTGTCAATACTGCCCTTCTGGATCTCCTGCTCGATGTGCACACTCAGAGACCGCCGACCGCCAGAAGGCAGAGCTCTGAATCTGGAGCCTAACCActcgtggggggtgggggggctgggaaTAAACAGGAGGGGAGGCGTCCTCACCGCTGTAGGGGCTGCCCTGCTCACACCCGCCCTCTGTCCCAGGCACACCACAATAGCCGCCACCTTAGGGTTTCTTGAGTGGTAAATGTGAGAGTCCCATGTGTCCGTCTGCCACGGAGAAAACATCCACGGGCCTTAGTGTCCTTGCCCTTTCCTGGGACATACTGTGTCCATGTATTTGGGCTGTTTGCCCAAGCTCAGTAGGCTGCAGGGTCAAGTGATGATAGGACAGAGGCCCAGAGCAATAACCACACCTCTTCCCcgtcccctctctccccctcccacagAACATGCGGCTCCCCAGGGGGGCCCGCAGAGGCTCCAGCCTGGCTAACACATGTGTGGACACAAGACAGCCAGGTCAAACACAAATAATTCTAGGATCCGGGCAGCGTGTATGTCACAATCACGTGGCTGCCCTGGCCCTTGGAGGCCCCCATACCCCAGAGGTGAGGGTTGCCAGGTGGGGTGGTACAGCAGGGGCTTTGCATCCTGGGTGACCTCCCTGGGCACAGGTGACCCCACTGTCTGTTGAGGGGCTGCGGCAAGCCTGGAGAGCTCTGGCCCAAGGGGCACGGGACATCCTCCCTAGAAGAGTGGACCCAGCATGAGGGTAGGTGGTCAGAGCCTCCGCTCATGGGACTATGCACCCGAAGACAGAGCCACGAAAATCCCTCAATCATTCCAAAGCTGGGTTTGGAACAACTGTGTTTAACTTTCCATCAGGATTCCCCTAAAAGGCCAACAGAAACAGCAGAGAGTTCCTACCACATTAGGAGAAACCaacactaaggatttttttcagttatattcAGAAATTTCATTATATCGCCTAACCTATCTGCAAAAGCTTCTCATTAATGGTAATAATGGTTTGAATTGTCCACATTGCTAAGCACCCAACTGCCACCCCCCCAAGGGCAGGTGGCCTCATGGTCTGTGAAGACATAAACGTGAGGTGCAAAGGACCATGCACTGTGGGTCTGAGCCACTGGTCTGGAAACTGTTGGGAAGAAACCAAGAGGCTGCAAAGCTCTGGAGATGGAATGGGAAGCGGGTTAGGCCACGCTTCAGAGTGTGCAGGGGGAGGCTGTGGGGAGCACGCACCATCATATGGGGCATCAGGCATCATTGCTACCATTTACCGCAGACACCAAGGCTGAAAAACTGGGCTTTATCACAGGGTCACATTCCCTGTGAGAGTAACCAGACTGAAGGGGTGAGGGGAGCTCTCCTCCTGACACGGCCCCGGTTCTCCCTTCAGCCAGAACAGAGGCTGCAAGCCTGAAGGCTGTgcgtagatttttctttttttttactttctgctcAACAGGGACCAGGCACTGGGGTCATCGATGCTGGATGCTGGGTTCTCAGTGGCCGGTTACCTGTGGAGGCCCAAAGAGGATGGGCTTGGCCAGAAAACATTCTCTGACTCCTGCCTggattttcaagatttttctcaaCATCCAATTGTTTCCATCTGAAAGCTCTTTGTTCCCATGTTCTCCTTCAAAAACCCACAGTTAAGCTTTTTCCAATATATCAGTCTTGAGAAACAAGTATTTTTTGGCCAAAGTCTACAACTATGTTTGAGAAATGTTAAACACGCTTCTGTTACAGAAAAACATGCAGAAGGTTTTATTTCAGAGCAGGTGGGAGACCCTGGATTCTGGTTTACAACCTGTGGCCGGCAGCATGGGACTTACCTTGGTGAAGGCTTTAATGGCACGGGCAAGGATGGCCTCCTCCACGTCCGCGGGCACTGCCTGCAGGCTCACTACGCAGTGCAGCACGCACAGGATGGTCTGGTGTTGGCCCTGTGCTGGCAGAAATCACAATCAAACAAGTGGTTTGGAAAATGCCTCAAGACATAGACTCAAAGCCACTGTGGAGCCGGGTGCTGGAGTGGGACCAGGCCGCGTCACCTCAAACACCAACTGTCTACCCAAGGGCTCTGGTGCTGTTCCTGTGCGGTGTTAACACTGTCTGACAAGCTTTCAAGGAGGTAAAAATCAAAGCTGCTCCGTCATGACACCAAGTATAACTGAAAATGAATATAAGTGTAATTTCCAGTCAAATGtcttccttgcagggagctgaTGAGAGAGAATCCACTTGTCTCTGGACAAAACTGCTTGAGTTCAGGTGGTGGATGCTGACATGCCACGGCGGGACAGCAGGACGGGGACATGTAGTGGGGACCCGTGTCAGCACGCACATGCCTGCGGCAGGAGCTGCAGAGGGATGGGGTGCTCTCCCAGTGCGCCCACTGGAACCTAACAGGGAGGGTCCCTGAGGAACGTGCCCGACTGGACTCCCAGGGGCTGCTCGCTCTACAGGAGCCAGGGAGAGACTTTGCGTCTGGAGCCCATGCGCACCCAGTATGCTTCCCACAGAGCCACTGACTTGGCTCCTGAAGATCTACCGTGAGGGCGTACTCGGAAATGAGGAGAACCCAGCAAGCACAAGTGATTGTCACAGGGATGGCTGGCGGGGGAATGTGAATATCCTAGagcggggctgcaggggaggagggccaggTGCAGCAGGAGCCCCATGATAGGTGGGTGTGAGCTGTGTGCCGGAGCCACTGGGGGGTTGCGTCCTGCTGACACATGCTGCTGGCCTTTCCTGTAAGATGGGGCCTCACCCTGTCCAGGCCACATTGATGAATGAAGGGGACAACGGAAATCATGACCTGGTGAGGGCCTGGCCACCCCTGGGAtgacctccacccccagcccctcacccagGGGTCGGGAGGGCAGCCTACAGAAGGGACTCTAaaggtgtgcatgcatgtgcgtcTGGGTCTATGTGTGATTGAAGTGGACAGTTGTCCAAGCTCAGGTAACAAATGCAGAGAAGTCTGATGGAAAGCCCTCACCATGTTTGTGGTGCTGCTGGGGGTACAGGCATTCTCCCCGTCTGGTTCACAGCTCCTATGTGTGACGCTGGCTTGCATTTCTTAGCTTGGAAACATGTACAttagagccagatgtgggattctgCACGTAAAGCCCACACTGAGGGCCTCAGCTAACTTCGCCAGACAGTCTCCTTACCTTCTCTAATAGAAACAGCGCTTCTGTGGCATCTGCATGGCTGGCAACCAGCGTGTCCACATCCTCTTTGGTGATCACAGGCTCCTTCAGCTGCTCCACCCAGGACCACATTAGACTGCACAGGACAAAAGGGTCCCTTTCGCTGCATATTCTTTCCCAAGCTCCATCTCGGGAATTTAGTTCTTTctaaaaagaagggaagaaagaaaaaagtgggggaggggtgggaggggaggggaagaggaaggggacgAGGGGGAGcaaggtggaggggcagggatggatgagggaagggaggtgggggagggagagggaggaagggagggggggcaATGATGATGAGGAAGGataggggagggatggggggacaGGGAGGCAGCACACGATGAGGTCTGAAGGCCCTCATCCTGTCCATGAGCGAAGGTCTCGGGCCCTGAGACACACACTGCCCCCCATCCGCCACCGCCCGGGTGGCACACAGGGCTGAGATGCTGagtctctctgagccttggtttccgtCTATGAAGCTGGCCGCAGCCCCATGGGTGTGCTAAAGCCGCTGAGAGAGGGACTGGCTGGCCCAAAAGCTCAGCTCTCTGCCCCGCTCTGAAACCATAGACGCTGCTCAGGAAGAGGGAGCCTTCCTTTTAGGCTCCTTGGGACAAAACAGAAATACGTACTGCGATGATATAGAATGGTGGATGACATAGCACAAATAAGACAACATTTTCAGGTTACTCCAGAACAAGGAAAAGCTAAAACTTCCAAGTGTGCCCCAGAAAACTGAATGGCGGGCAGCTTCGGCAGACACAGCTCTCTCACCCACCTTTTCAGAGTCCCCTGCAGGCCTGGACGCAGCCAGCCCCACACCCTGAGACTGGACGGGGTGGGGCAAGCTGGCCTTGCCCACATGCCACGTGCTGGGGGTTAAAGAGGAGCCCCTAACAGTTTGCTGTGCGGAGACCaggggaaaagcagaaagaattttAACTTCTGATGGGGCTCAGATGTATGTGCTAGTAAATAGAGCGTATGCAGCAAGCGCAATCCTTgcacatttgttcattcatgccTCCGGTATTTTCACAAGACTTAGGACAGCCGGTAGCACATAACCTACCCGATTCCTACAACACCTGTAGTGAGACCCTGATGGCAGGTGTGTGGGTGCAGGGAAGAGGGTGCTTACCCAGGAGCCCAAACAGGGCAGACAGCTTTCATTCCCTAGGTTGTGCATGAGTCCAGATGTGATACTCCTGCCCCCGCCAGGGTCCCTGGCTCTGGGCTCCTCTGGttcctctttattatttcataaagaaGCCACTATGTCTAGTTGTGTGGAGGCCCTGTTCCCCACAGGTCATACACATTTgggccatgtgaccttgagcatgtGTCTTGACCCCCGTGACCCTTGGCTTTCCTATCTGTGATACTTAACTCATGTGGACTGTGAAGATTCACGAAGGATCTTGGGGTATCCTCTGCCCTACGGGTCCCTGCAACGTAGCAGACGAGAGGGTCCAGCACAGGAACAGGCTGCACTGTGCTGCCCAAATCACAGTTCACTGGGCTCTTTCCAGAACTCAGCTATGTTTTATTGCTCAAAGGCACATAACAAAATCCAGAAAACGAAACAAGCCTATCCAAACAAAAGGGTCATGTTCACCCCCGGAAAATGCTTTTGTGTGTGAAGTGCTGCAACAGTCCACCGTGCTAGGCTGACCTGGGAAGGAGGGGGCCAGCCACGTGTCCTCATAGATCGAGGCTGACTGACCCAAAGGCTTGTTCACTTTGGAGTAAGAAGTCACTACATTTAACCACTGGCTCAGCAAACACCTGCAGTTCTGACTTACAGCATGCACATGCTCTGCAGCCCCACAGTTGGGACTGGGTGCAAGGCTCTGTGGCTAGTATTTCCACCTCTGTATCTGGAAGGTTCTGACCCTCCTGGAACATGTATTGGCCTTGCTTAATTTATGTAGACTACAGAGGAGCAGCCACACAAGTAATTTGTGGGAGATGATGGGCTAACAAGTCTAGACTTCACTGAACCAGGCCTCCCCAGGTCAGCCGCACATTTGGGCAGTTGACTAGTCTCTGGTAACTAGGTGTTAAAGCCTGCCTTTTGTCTACACCAGCTGCTCATTCAGGGCAAAGAGCACAACCGATTGAAGACTGTGTTTCTAACGAAAACACACCACAAAAagggttaaaatttaaaatttcacattctgggcagcccaggtggctcagaggtttagcaccaccttcatttcagtccagggcctgatcctggggacgcaggatcgagtcccacgccaggctccctgcatggagcctacttctccctctgcctgtgtctctgcctctctctctgggtctctcatgaataaataaaatctttaaaaaaaataaaatttcacgaTCTAATTTAAGCAAAAGCCAAGAAATGACCCTGAAGACACAATCTTAGGTAAAACTAATGTACTAGGCACGTGGGCGGCTCAGTAAGTAAAAGATCTGACTCCATTTTggggcaggtcatgatctcagggtcatgagattgagccccaggtcaggctctgtgctgaacctggaggctgcttgggatcctctctctcccactgcccctccccccacactcttctcactctctctacataaataacatctttgacaGCATCCGTCACGTGTTCTGACCTCACTCAACACTTGGATTGATGACTTTGGAAAAGAATTTTCTCTGATTTCACTTGGTCAGTGGTTCTCCAAGCATGGCTCCCTATCAGACTCAGGTTAGAGATGCTCACATCAGTTCCTAAAGCTGTGTGCTGTGGTCTGTCCGTCCACGCACCCAGTGGGAAAGCAGAAAGCTGCCACAGGCATTGGTATCAATGCCCTGCTCCAAGGACCCCGCTAAGTGCTAAACATTGAGCACTTTCACACAGAGATCAAGAAACCTGAAATTCAAAAGTTAGGTATTACACCAACAGGTCTTCAAATTTCTGTAACCCTTGAATTTGGTAACATGTATTACATTTTTGCTCTGCCATATGTATTTCCCACACAAacacaattaaatgaaatacaagTACCTGCCACATTTCTACCTTCCTTTTTACCTCCTCCTTTTCTGCACATTCATTTAAACTTGCCAGGGCTTTGGCTGCCAGTATTCTCCTGGCTTCGACACTCAATTCAGACTGCAAAGCAGTGTTTGGAGCAACTGTGGGCAGATCTTTGCTGTTGGGGACTTGAGTGTGTCCAGCCGAGAAGGGTGCTTTGGGGCTGAAGCCACAAGACACAGGGCTGCGGGAAGGGTCGGAGCAGCAACCAGCAGGAGTTTTGCACTGACAGTGGGGCACTTGCTGCGAACAGCCTGGCTCCTTGGCAATATCTGCACGGTCCGGTAGAGCTGGTTCCCCAGGATTGTATGAACCTGAAACACCTGAAGAGAAGGTTCTGCTTCGCGGAACTTCCTTTGCCATAGTCTCCTTATGGAAAACTGGTGCCCCCTCATCTTTGAGTCCTTCCAGGCCTCCAAATTTAGCCTGATTCCAGAAAGAGAACGTATTTTGGACCAGCGTTTCCTTACTTGGATCAAGCTGCGGAGACTGAGGGGTGTGCCAGTGGCTTATGGGCTTCTGCTGCTCGGGGTCATGGCCAAGCAAGGCCGGGGCAGGTCCTGTCCACGGAGCACTGCCATGCTCCAGAAGCGACTCAGCCCGCTTTAAATCTGAGTCGCTGTAGCTGAATTGCCTTTTCAGGTGAGTCAGGGGCTGAAGGCACTCGACATTCCGCCTCTTCCAAAGAGGGTCAATCTCTTGCTCGCTGGAAAGAATCACATCCTGATTCTCAAAGTCTGTGGCCACCGCAGTTGGGGGGAAGGAATCTGACACGTCGCTGCCCTGCTGCAGCAACTCTTTATCCAGCTTCAGGGTGATCATCTCAGAAACCGTCTTTTCAATTTCGGCAGACAGGCTGGGCACTTCGGCCACCTCTTCTGTCACCACTGGCCTATTCTCGGCTAAGTCCAGGAGCAATTTGCAAATGAGGTGGATAATTTTGGGAATGTGTTTCAGAAGTCGGGCCTCATAACCATGAAGCAGATGCCGCTGGCGAATGAGATACTGCGCTAGAGTAACAGCATGTGCTTTGGGGTCACAGCAAGAGAATATATTGCGAAGAGGAATCAGAAACTGAGTAAATTCCCTCACACACAGCAGTTGTCCTCGAGTTTGTATGGAATTGGGCCGCTTTGCCCGAACAAATATAATTGCTTGGTCAGCAGTCATTCGTGTTGCAAAAACTAAGTAACATGCTATTAAAACAcctagagggaaagagaagatgggtatgaaaacaaagagaagatggGTATGAAAACACATATAACTTATCACTCTTTgagatttaaattttgaatatgtgGTAAATCATATAAAGGAACATTTTAAGGACAGTTATAACTTATTGACTTCTTGTGCAAGTGTTTATTCCCATGTCTATATGTCATTTCTCCCCATGATTGAGAATCCACACTCATCTCTGTACCCTGAGAGGGAAAGTGTTGGTgaggggatgggagagagagTGTGGTGAGGGGATGAGGGAGAGCATGTGGATGAGGGGATGAGGGGGAGACTGTGGTGAGGGGATGAGGGAGAGCAtgtgggtgaggggatgagggagagcatgtgggtgaggggatgagggAGAGCATGTGGGTGAGGGGATGCGGGGAGAGCatgtgggtgaggggatggggagagcatgtgggtgaggggatgagggagagcatgtgggtgaggggatgagggagagcatgtggtggggggatgaggtagaGCATCGAGTGAGGTGATGAGGGAGAGCAtgtgggtgaggggatgagggagagactgtggtgaggggatgggggagagcATGTGGTGGGGGGGATGAGGGAAAGAGTGGGTGAAGGGACGAGGGAGAGCATGTAGGTGAGGGGACAAGGGAGAGAGTGTGGTggggggatgagggagagagtGTGGTGGGGGGATGAAGGAGAGTggggggatgagggagagagtGTGGGTGAGGGGAAGGTCCAGGCAGAGTTATGGACTGACTGGATGGAATATTCTAAGAGCAGTTCAGAGCAGGAAGTACAGCAGAAACACTTTTACCCCGTTGAAGAGGGTCTAAGGAATATAAGGAGCAAGCACAGTCCACTCTACTACCTGCCCTGGCTCACACTTACTTCCCACTCCTGCCATCTTTGCCATCACCTGTTGCCACATTCCCAGCctgacattatttctttttggGTGTATTTTCTCTGGGAATTATTCACATTAACAGTCTATTTCTGGAGTTTTGTCTGCACTAATAGTTTTCTCCAGACCAGGAcataactttataaatatttattattaaaagaaacaacaacctTAACGTTATAGACATCATTATTCTTGTTaactattattaaattaaaatgaataacatAATTGGTGATAAATAATTAATCCAACTGATAGTTAACTAATAGGAGGGTAAAAGGCAAGTCAGAAGACATCTGTATGGTTCACTAAGTCTGTCAATCACGTCATAGATGAAAATCAGGACTTCTGCAAACTGCATGGCTCTTAGTAGGGGCAGTGACCCAGAAATCTTTCTCACTGGGACACGGCACTTCAGAGTAAGTATGGAGACTGCAGTGCGGTCATACAGAACTCCCAGGAACAGTGAGGCCTTGGCTGGACCCTAAGAGCTGATGTTGTAGGTGGGGTTGAGTCCTCACTTGAACGCCCTCGCCAGCAGGTGGGAGACCTGGAGGCAGGTACACAGGGACCCATGGACAGTGCTGAGCTTGGATGTCTGGTTGGACCCGAAGACAACTAATAGTCTAATcctatggtatttatttttgtgtcagtatcaGCACTGCATTGACATTTGctgcatttttaagtaaaataatttatttttatttggaattttaggCACAGATAGACTCTTTTCGCAAATATAATCCTTCCAGCCATGAatttaaatcttggctctgccacttactaacatagcaaattatttaacctcctTCAAAAGTCACATTGTTGCTAAAGACTTAACCAGTGcgtgtaaaatgcttagaacacaTAAAGTGAGACAATGCTTTCTATTGTCGTTACTTTGGTTAaggaaaactacatttttaaaagacattactCATTAAAATAATGTGCTGGggttttttcctttgaagaaaacCCAGAGTGGTCATTTAATGAGCTATGGAAACCCATCTGTTTACTAAATATGAGGAGTTTTCAGGCCTAAATCTCTCAAAAATACTCTCACAAAAAAATGGTCACTGAAACTGTTTaagatatttcaaattttctgtagCTCCTACCATTTGACTTCAAAACATTGATcagattctgaaaaatatttatcttctagagttattaaatattattctttacatatttaaatatgttacaAGACAATAAGCCCACTTCCTAGAATTTACCTGTTCGACCAAGCCCTGCATGACAATGGACAGCTACTTTTCCTTCTTGTAAGGCAAATGTCATCACCTTCACCATATCTAAGATGGTGGTAAGCGATGCTACACCATAATCCTTCCATCCAAAATTGTAGAAATAAACTGGatgatgaaaataagaaaacaggaaaaaacaatcAACATACAGGAGATATCCTTGCATAGCCATTTGAAGAGAGTGAGTGAAGTCACGAGAAGCGTAAAGCTGTAAGGCACATGGATTGAACTGGATGCATAGCCTAAAATAATAGGCTTTTTACGTTTCCAGCAAGTTCATTGTTAACAACACTTCTTACAAAGCACCTTCTATATTACCTAAGACATTGCCTGCTAAAACTCAATCAGAAAGAATTAAGATGAAACAGGATTGGAAATTAATAAAGCCCATGACCTTTGCCCAAATCACTCAGCTACGGAGGGAAGGCAGGGCATGTTGTGTAAGCACGGAGATGTGTCTGAAGGACTGATAAGTGGCACAGGTGGGGACATGCAGATTTTCCATCCAGGGGAGACAAAAAAGCTAGATACACGCTTCTTAAAAACAAGTCCCCAAAGTGGCCAGGGTTGGTCCTTTCCAGCCTGGTCCTGACTCCATCCCTAGCTCCCAAGACTGGGGCTTCTGGGACTGTCACCTAAAGAACCCCTGATTTCCACCTGGGAGCAGAGCTGGACAGCAATAAAAGCATGAGTTAGTCCTGTGTTCCAATCCCGTTGCCATGCACATGCTGTGTGATTCAGGCAAGTGGGTGCTCACTGCACCTGCATGGTGCCTGTGTGAAGCAGAAAGTACTCCGGGATGGTCCAGGGCACTGTTACGGTAGCGAATGTGGACATTGTCTTGACAGGGCTCCTCCCAGGATCCCTCCCACAGACAAAAGCAATCCTGTACTTTGAGCAGCAGCACTAGAGAAGAATGGTGGCATTATTTGGAATCAGCGCTCatcttctcagtggggagcccgcccctgcccccgcagAAAGCGGTCATTCTATCACCCTGTGAGCTGACGAGTCTGGGTACTGTTCTTGGTGACTCATGGAGGGGAGGTGGAACACTCACTGCCAGCCTCCATGAAAGCTTCAGGAAGGTACGTGAAGCCGCTTTCCTGTTCCAGAGGGTTCCCACAGCTGGCATGTTCACCAGGGCGCTGCAGGTTGATGATTGTTTTTATGCCATGGctcacaagagaaaagaaaaaagtcatcacATTGAGAgctagagtttaaaaaaaaccaacccatTTTTGGCAATAATAAACACTATTAATCACTCTCCAAACCTCAATTTCCTAGTTGAAATAAGCTGCCTATTGTTTAACTATTTGAAGCCAAAAGCAATGGATAAGAAAACTCAAGTTGGCTTAGCAAGTGTGTCAGCAACGTGGCCTTTACCTCTGGAATTGCTCAATGAGGTGATACTTCTCCAGGAGCTCGGTGGACGGGCGAGCCATGGCCAGGATATTCTCAGTGACCCTAGAAAGGAGCAGGGGCTGGTGAGATGCAAAAACCTGGAAGGTTCTAGCTCTAAGAACTAAGAGAATGAGATATCAAGTCCCTATTTTTTCTACGATGTTAACAACTCTagaacaattttcttttattcattcattcattcattcattcattcattcattcattcattcattcgagacacagagagaaaggcagagacacaggcagagggagaagcaggctccctgtggggagaccgatgtgggactagatcccaggaccccaggatcaccacctgagctgaaggcactcagGTGCCTGAGTACTGAGGcacgcaggtgcccctagaacAATTTTCTTATATAGGTTCTGGCTTCAATTTTGCACCCTGATGAGGGCTCTAAGAAACCTGAATCCCTGAAAAAAACCCCAGCATGTAAAGTATCTGTGGACTCTGGCAGCATATTTCCAAGGACTCTCATGAGACTCTGGAGGGCCTGGTAGATGCCCCTCGTTCTGCAGCCAAAATAACTCTGCCCCTTGGTTACTGATGGTGTTAAGCAGCGATAACGCCCGCCTCACCGGGTTGGCATGAGCATTCAATACCATGTGGGTGTGAAATCTTTAGCACAAATTCTGGCTTATGGTTATGAATAAATGCTGAGTTATTGTAATTCAGCAGAACATATGGGCTTGGCAGTCCACTGGGCCTGGTTTCAAGTGCTGGCTTTTCTATGTCTAGCTGGGTAGTAGGTTACTCTGGACCCCAGTTCCTTCATCAGTACAATGACAGTAACCATGGCTACTTTTCAGGAGCCTTATGAAGATGATGTGATAGTTTGACagtgtctagcacagtgcctggcctgaGGATAGACGGGCAGAGGCCCAACAGACAGCTgccacccgccccccccgccaAGGGCTCTGGTGACAGATATGCCAGGCAGTCTGTCAGGAGCAGTGGGTCATACGAGCCCAAGGAGTGACGGAGACATCAGCTGAGCAGAGCACGATCCCAAAAGACATCATGCCTCCCCACGGGGGCAAGCCCTGAAATTTGATGGGGGCCCCCCAAATTCAGTAGCACTTATATGGAGACAAGGAGAGAAGTGCTGTGAAAGCACGGGAGGTGAAAAAGACTCAGAGGTTTAGTCAACAATGACCCAAAAACATCACTGTGATCTCAAGCTGCATTATTGGAGACCTGTGGTCTGACTGCACTGAGGCACAGCACTTGCTTTCGCACAACAGTCTTCAGACCAGACTGTGATCTGTGGGGAACAGTAGCAACAGCAGATCCCGACTCTGTCACCACACACGTGCCAGCCAGGCCTGTGTGAAAAAGCCCCAGCTGCAGGTTAGGGAGGCCAGCTGACAAAAGTCTAGTTTGGAAATGGATTTTCACTGCAGGAAATGATCCACCACTAGTGTTCTTTAAACCCCAAATTCCTCTCAGCGGGTTTCAAAGGTAACATGGCTTGATGATCAGAATCTGTCAGAGATATGACTATATCAAAAGAGGCCTACTCAATAGTTTACTATTATTAATAAGGAGAAGAGGGAAGCCAAGCCCTCTGAAAGGCAGGTCGCATCTGCACACCACAAACCATGCAGCATCTTACCCTGTGCTGAGCCCACAAGGCGTTCCACTGTGTACTGAGGCACACGGACAGTATATTTGCGTGTAAGT
This portion of the Vulpes lagopus strain Blue_001 chromosome 2, ASM1834538v1, whole genome shotgun sequence genome encodes:
- the PTPDC1 gene encoding protein tyrosine phosphatase domain-containing protein 1 isoform X3, translating into MPVGILPENEEPCSTLVNNSAYAANMKGNSGRPTPKYTKVGERLRHVIPGHMACSMACGGRACKYENPARWSEQEQAIKGVYSSWVTENILAMARPSTELLEKYHLIEQFQSHGIKTIINLQRPGEHASCGNPLEQESGFTYLPEAFMEAGIYFYNFGWKDYGVASLTTILDMVKVMTFALQEGKVAVHCHAGLGRTGVLIACYLVFATRMTADQAIIFVRAKRPNSIQTRGQLLCVREFTQFLIPLRNIFSCCDPKAHAVTLAQYLIRQRHLLHGYEARLLKHIPKIIHLICKLLLDLAENRPVVTEEVAEVPSLSAEIEKTVSEMITLKLDKELLQQGSDVSDSFPPTAVATDFENQDVILSSEQEIDPLWKRRNVECLQPLTHLKRQFSYSDSDLKRAESLLEHGSAPWTGPAPALLGHDPEQQKPISHWHTPQSPQLDPSKETLVQNTFSFWNQAKFGGLEGLKDEGAPVFHKETMAKEVPRSRTFSSGVSGSYNPGEPALPDRADIAKEPGCSQQVPHCQCKTPAGCCSDPSRSPVSCGFSPKAPFSAGHTQVPNSKDLPTVAPNTALQSELSVEARRILAAKALASLNECAEKEEVKRKVEMWQKELNSRDGAWERICSERDPFVLCSLMWSWVEQLKEPVITKEDVDTLVASHADATEALFLLEKGQHQTILCVLHCVVSLQAVPADVEEAILARAIKAFTKQVDFDSENGPVVYDTLKKIFKHTLEKNRKMTKDGLQSGI
- the PTPDC1 gene encoding protein tyrosine phosphatase domain-containing protein 1 isoform X4, producing the protein MPVGILPENEEPCSTLVNNSAYAANMKGNSGRPTPKYTKVGERLRHVIPGHMACSMACGGRACKYENPARWSEQEQAIKGVYSSWVTENILAMARPSTELLEKYHLIEQFQSHGIKTIINLQRPGEHASCGNPLEQESGFTYLPEAFMEAGIYFYNFGWKDYGVASLTTILDMVKVMTFALQEGKVAVHCHAGLGRTGVLIACYLVFATRMTADQAIIFVRAKRPNSIQTRGQLLCVREFTQFLIPLRNIFSCCDPKAHAVTLAQYLIRQRHLLHGYEARLLKHIPKIIHLICKLLLDLAENRPVVTEEVAEVPSLSAEIEKTVSEMITLKLDKELLQQGSDVSDSFPPTAVATDFENQDVILSSEQEIDPLWKRRNVECLQPLTHLKRQFSYSDSDLKRAESLLEHGSAPWTGPAPALLGHDPEQQKPISHWHTPQSPQLDPSKETLVQNTFSFWNQAKFGGLEGLKDEGAPVFHKETMAKEVPRSRTFSSGVSGSYNPGEPALPDRADIAKEPGCSQQVPHCQCKTPAGCCSDPSRSPVSCGFSPKAPFSAGHTQVPNSKDLPTVAPNTALQSELSVEARRILAAKALASLNECAEKEEVKRKVEMWQKELNSRDGAWERICSERDPFVLCSLMWSWVEQLKEPVITKEDVDTLVASHADATEALFLLEKGQHQTILCVLHCVVSLQAVPADVEEAILARAIKAFTKVDFDSENGPVVYDTLKKIFKHTLEKNRKMTKDGLQSGI